The window GCCAGAATTAAGGTCTGCtgggcggtagtccgtccggccatgttgtatagagcggagtgttggtcagttaagaattcccacatccaaaaaatgagggtggcagaaatgcggatgttgcgctggatgtgtgggctgactagaggggatagagtttggaatgagactatccaggagaaggttggtgtgactccagtggagtgcaagatgcgggaagcccgattgagatggttcggacacgtgaagaggaggggcatagatgctccggtccgtaggtgtgagaggctagcgttggatggttttaggcggggtaggggtaggtcgaagaagtactgggatgaggtgattaggcgggacatggagcagttacagctcaccgaggacatgatcctagataggaaggtctggaggacgcgaattagggcagaggactagggccggtttgagtcgctagtgtagggaattacttggtgggagttttattcttgttatgagtccgtgttccatgttttattatgaatctgtgtgctttcctctgttttatattacttatgggtgccgtatttatgttatgtaatcttgtgctgtgctttactatgtgtttgtgtggtatctcgtgccttgtaccgggggtctatcggaaacagcctttctacttcttcagaggtagaggtatggactgcgtacatcttaccccccagaccccactaggtgggaatacactgggtttgttgttgttgttgggtgttgatATACACTGACGCCTTCATATTATTTGAAGTCACGAATCTCCTTAAGATAATTGCTTCTACTATGTCCAATAACTATTAAATCTATATGATGTTTGCTGCTTTCATGATCTTAGAAACCCTTTCTAGCTCTTCTGTGCTAGCATCAATTGATCCTTTGTTTTGATCAACCTGTCATACTATTATTTGCTATCCCTGGTTATCACTGTGGAGCCTTTTCTTTGCATCCGAAGTATTATCTCAACTATAGAGTAGTACTTGTTTGGTAGTGTACTTTTGCCTGTTGGAGTTGGAATTGCCTGTTTTCATATGCAACTGGTAGTAACTTTCACGTCATTTTATGACTCTTATGTTACTCGAATATCTTTTGGTGCTGAAGTGCTTTGCTATTAGGAATATATTATAACACACCTTTCTGTCTGAGTTCAAATTCCTCTTTATTATCTATAAGCGACATTGCAGGAACTGATATGGTTATGCTATTGTAGGCTGATATTTTCTTGAACTTTCTGCCTATGGCAAGGTCCGTCATTGTCAAGATTTTAGGGGGCGTAAAATTCAATGAGTCATTTTTATGACTTTATACTCAAGAATGGCATTGTATACTTCCCCTTTGACTAATTAGACTATGCTAAGTTGGACTTATGCTACTTGTTCCTGTATTAAGTTGCAGACAGATGGTAACTCAATTTACTGGAAGTTTAGATAACTCAAAACTTATTGTATCGTTTTCCTAGAGAATCGAATTGCTTAAGCAACACCACGTTTATAGGTTACTCTATTCTGGAATTTCATTGCTTATGGAATATAGGGATGATACTCTGGGTGGCTTGAGTATAGTTTCCATATGAAATGTTGTATAGTTTATGTGTGATGGCATGGGCATATTTCTGTGTGTTGTCTGTTTTGTTCAATTtggttgttctttttttttttacaggtggttaataaagaaaatcaatggcaTCAAAAGGTCATGATAATGAACGGCGTAAGAAAGCTAAGAAAGGACCTGATAATCTTCCCACGGGTCAATATACAACACCATCACCATCACCTGTTACCACAACTCTTCAACCAGCTACTACAAATATTCTTCCTCCTCCAAGGGCAACTATTTCACTACCAAATGCATTTTTCATGCCCCCACCGCCCCACCAGTTCCATCCATCTCCCCAAAATAGTCTGTGTAGTAGTTCTTCGTATGTACCTTCAACATCATCCACACCTAGCCTTTCTGGAATGAAAATTGGAGGTCCTAGCACCTCAACATCGCCATCCATTGATAGTGCTACAGCGTCTAATGCTCCAACAGCCGCTACCCAGATTCTGAAATTTAAAGAGGTAGTAGAATATGACGGCAACGGAAGGCTAATTATCGTCCCTGATGGTAATGGGTAAGTAATCCTTATGTTTTTcaataacttttaatttttgtgaaagctaagataatttaatataattttattgcaggTTCATTCCCTTATATAGCACCGGATATATGGTTATAGAAGCAATTAAACCATTTTACACGGAGCCGTGGGGTAGTTGGAACGAGATTCAACTTGACATCAGAATTCTTATGTGGAAACAGTTTGtggtataatcaaaatcaaataatttacCATTTTAGTATGctatcaatgatgaatttacGTTTGTATCCATCAACTTATTTCAtgactttatattaaactattttgctGACAAAGTGTGCATGAAATTCTTGTCATGAAAATGAAATACAatgcattttcaagttgaaagtaGCTCTACGGATCAAAGAACACTTGTATGAGGCATGGAAGAATTTGGAAAAACCTGATTGGCTGAATGCTGATGTGTGGGTCAAGTTCTTGAAAAAATGGGATACTCCTAAATATAGGGCAGAGAGGGACAAGCTAAGACAAATAGAGCGTCTTCAAAGGGTGGCTAGTTGAACACTGGAGGTTCGATGAGTTTCGCTACCCACCGACTAAGACAGGTAATATTAGCTTAAATTTCTGATTTGTTTGATTCAGTTCAATGTTCTAATCAGTACTAATCTCTTGCCAAATAAAGAACACTTCTACACTGTCATGGATGAGATATTTAGCTTCGTGAATACTTAGTCACTTTCAACACTCAAAAGTGAACCTACTGTCTTCATTCTCTATGGAATTGACCTCAACTCCAAGTTGggtaaaaattatattcaatagtAGCTAAATGCTATTGACCTCCAAGATGTAACCTGTGTTAAATGATAGTTGATTATAGTTAAAATGCTTTTGTACTAGGTAGACTCATTTGTGGTAACATCATAATGAGTCATGAGTTTATCAAGGGGTATAGAAGGAAGGCCATAATTATAGTTAATTATGGGAAGCAAATACATGCATGTATACTAAGAACCGGCACCGCAATGGatgctaagttttcaaatttGTTGGTTGATACGTACTCAAATGGCGAAAATGTAACATATGCACGAAGGATTTTTCAATTGGATGTTGATAGAGATACTATTCTTTACAATACCATGATAGCTGGTTATGCTCTCCACGGGTACGAAAATAAAGCTATTCAGCTTTTCAGTCAGACGACAGAGCAAGGTTTCCAACCTGATGAGGTCACTTTCCTTGCCCTTCTATCAGTTTGTTGGCACCATGGATTAGTAAAATTAGGAGAAGTGTATTTCTTTTCCATGACCCAAGATTATAAAATATCACCTGGATTCGACCACTATGCAAGTATGATAGACTTCTATGGAAGGGCAAATCAACTTGACAAGGCAGTAAGCTTGATGGAAATGTTGCCTATGGAACCGGATGCTATAATTCTGGGGGCATTTTTAAATGCTTTCAAAATGAACAGAAATGCTGAACTTGCAAAAGCTGCTGAGGATAAGCTATTGCAAATTGAGGGAGGGAATGGGTCTATACGCACAGTTGGCTGGAATCTGTGCCTCGGAGGGGAAATGGAATGAGATGGAAAGGGTAAGGAAAATGATGAGAGGAAGAGAGGCCAAGAAAACTGCTGGTTGCTGTTGGGTATACGTAGGAGACACAGTTCATACATTTATCTCGGGTGATAGATCTCACACGGACAATAATgtcatatatattattttaggatGTTTGATCAAAGAATTATCTAAACTATCAGCCAGTATATTCTTAGAAGAAGAGATCTGCACATTCTCTTGATTAGTAATCTCAATACAGATCATTGAGTTACTTCTTTTTCCATTTACATGCCTTTGGCCGGAGCGATGGAGCTGTATTGATCATGTCCATTTTATTCCCTTGAGCATTTTGCTTATTCTAGGGTTGTTTGACCAATGTTGAGCAAACAGGAAATTAGTTAgattttcataaattaaaaaaaatagtgttgTACAATAGTTTCATATTTAAAATGATGAAGAATTTCTACTATATTGGAAACATGACTATAGATGTTGTTTAACATGTCGGCTTAGTGtcatttcaattttatttgaatgTACTATAGACATTTAGCATCACTTGCTTATTAGACACGTCTCTTTATATCTCttctaatctttttttttttggtaaatatatCTCTTCTAATCTACAATTGAATATCCACATTTGCCACTTTCTCTCTTTTGTTTTCAATGTAGTTCTATTATCTTTTGCAGCTTCTTCGTTTCCAACTTCCACCATCTTCTTGCTTGGCAATTCTTTAAGTCTCTCTGGATTTTAACAACTTTTCTCTGCTATCTACTTCTGTATATATGTCctttctattttgtttttatggttttcttgtattatatgtatatatacattgcTTACTCTAAGGCAATATTGGTTACATATTTTTACTAATATGCAATTAACAGTTCTATACTTCCCTCGAATTTCAATAGAAGTAATCATGCTTTGCTATTGTTACAGTACTTAGAAACAAAGGTTAGCccaatcatgtcatgaacataacTAAAGAAATTTGAATGTGATGTCTTTTATTCAATGGCAAAACAGAGTTGTTAAAAAGTGTGTTGTTTGCTATACAAAAAGTGTGTTGTTTGCTATACAAACATTCTGGTCCCAAGTGTTCACTTTGCCTAAGAAGCTCATACAACCCATAGAAACTATAtgcaaaagattttttttagacAGGATCAGAAGAGGTGTCAAAGAAGTCTCTCATATCTTAGGAGAAGTTGTGTATGCTAGTGGTAGTAGGAGGTCCCAATTTGATCAATATTAAGCTGTGGGACAAAAAACTTCTATGATATGTAAGTTTCTTTGGCATTTATGCACTGATATTTTGAAGGAATATGAAAATGGGGGAAAAGAGCCCGCTTTTCTTGCGGTCTACGAAGAGACGCATAGGAAGAAAAAGGACGGTACAAGAGGAGATTGGGTCGAAACACGTGCTAAGGATG of the Capsicum annuum cultivar UCD-10X-F1 chromosome 11, UCD10Xv1.1, whole genome shotgun sequence genome contains:
- the LOC107853994 gene encoding uncharacterized protein LOC107853994, giving the protein MASKGHDNERRKKAKKGPDNLPTGQYTTPSPSPVTTTLQPATTNILPPPRATISLPNAFFMPPPPHQFHPSPQNSLCSSSSYVPSTSSTPSLSGMKIGGPSTSTSPSIDSATASNAPTAATQILKFKEVVEYDGNGRLIIVPDGNGFIPLYSTGYMVIEAIKPFYTEPWGSWNEIQLDIRILMWKQFVLKVALRIKEHLYEAWKNLEKPDWLNADVWVKFLKKWDTPKYRAERDKLRQIERLQRVAS